Proteins from a genomic interval of Candidatus Gracilibacteria bacterium:
- a CDS encoding DUF6602 domain-containing protein — translation MIKKEIDAISKQMLAELEKVRESFNHSGNKGTKMETVFAEFLKKYLPKRFEIGCGEIIDSKAKRSGQCDIIITNENHPFSFKPGTREPGLFFIEGVSAVGEIKTSLNSKELVNSLKASQKYKELEAVRLKGFYENKPSDDRFIKNPPYFLFAFESKLKFTSIGPKIDKYLKENRLKAESILDGIFVLNEGRIINFGDGQGSLQFIIGGNETQKGFIATDSNQVLFDLLIFLSANIQRSITMDNILLHYLF, via the coding sequence ATGATCAAAAAAGAAATTGATGCAATCTCAAAACAAATGCTTGCCGAGCTCGAAAAAGTGAGAGAATCTTTTAACCATTCCGGCAACAAAGGAACTAAAATGGAAACTGTCTTTGCGGAATTTTTAAAAAAATATTTACCAAAAAGATTCGAAATAGGTTGTGGGGAAATAATCGATTCAAAAGCAAAAAGAAGTGGACAATGCGACATAATTATTACAAACGAAAATCATCCATTTAGTTTTAAACCAGGAACACGTGAGCCTGGTTTATTTTTTATTGAAGGAGTTTCTGCTGTAGGAGAAATAAAAACAAGCCTCAACAGTAAAGAATTAGTCAACTCTTTAAAAGCTTCACAAAAATACAAAGAACTTGAAGCAGTCCGCCTAAAAGGATTTTATGAAAATAAACCCAGCGACGATAGATTCATTAAAAATCCACCATATTTTCTTTTTGCTTTTGAATCTAAACTAAAATTTACAAGCATCGGCCCTAAAATTGATAAATATTTAAAAGAAAACAGATTAAAAGCGGAATCTATTTTAGATGGAATTTTTGTATTAAATGAAGGGAGAATAATTAATTTTGGCGACGGACAAGGCTCATTACAATTTATTATCGGCGGGAATGAAACACAAAAAGGATTTATAGCCACAGATAGCAATCAAGTACTTTTCGATCTTTTGATTTTTTTATCAGCCAACATACAAAGATCTATAACCATGGATAACATATTGCTACACTATTTATTTTAA
- the dtd gene encoding D-aminoacyl-tRNA deacylase, which yields MRALIQRVSRAQVSVQGGVKSKIGPGLLVFLGVTHTDTEEQAKKLADKIVHLRIFSDEEDKMNLSVLDTNGEIMVVSQFTLYGDTKGSRRPSFTEAARPEQAEALYLKFVDYANDFGVKVQTGQFQAMMEVELVNDGPVTLMIEA from the coding sequence ATGCGTGCGCTCATTCAACGCGTGTCTCGCGCTCAGGTGTCGGTGCAGGGGGGTGTGAAAAGCAAAATCGGCCCCGGGCTCCTTGTATTTTTGGGTGTGACGCACACGGACACCGAGGAACAAGCCAAAAAATTGGCGGACAAGATTGTGCATTTGAGGATTTTTTCGGATGAAGAAGATAAAATGAACCTTTCCGTGCTCGATACCAATGGCGAAATCATGGTGGTGTCTCAATTCACACTGTACGGGGACACCAAGGGCAGTCGTCGGCCGAGTTTTACCGAGGCGGCGCGGCCCGAGCAAGCCGAGGCCCTGTATCTTAAATTTGTGGATTATGCGAATGATTTTGGCGTGAAAGTTCAGACCGGGCAGTTTCAGGCCATGATGGAGGTCGAGTTGGTGAATGATGGGCCGGTGACACTCATGATAGAGGCATAA